The following nucleotide sequence is from Zea mays cultivar B73 chromosome 1, Zm-B73-REFERENCE-NAM-5.0, whole genome shotgun sequence.
CTCCATTTGTATATGGTGCGCACAAAGATAGAATGTATAATATAGATAGAGTGTTGTTTTCTAAATTTATTAAATCTAACTAAAAGACAAGACAAATTTATTAAATCTAACTAAATCTATTTAATACTCTTAATTAATATTTGAATATTTGATGTGTGTGACACAGATTAAACTTTAATTAGGAGAACTAAACACCTTTTCCTCCAGTGACTTGTTTTTTTAGAAAAAAGAttacaacccccccccccccccccccccctccctccctctctcttgtTTCTATTGATCTTGTTACCTTTTTCCACTAAACAAAAATTATGATGTAGGGTTTACCCTACAGCCTCTCTCTCTCTAAAAACAGCAATCTATTCATAGCTTTAATCTGTAAACAGTATAATCTACAATGTAAATATCTTATTTTACACTACACAGTCTATTCATCTCCTATTTAAAGCTTTAATCTGTAAAAAGTATAATCTACAATGTAAATCTCTTATTTTACACTACAGTATCTGCGTAATCCAGCCGTCATCTCCACAGGGAGTATTGTTTTCAGGTCAGGGCAGTGAACCTGACGTGGTGATACTCTGTATTCAGCACAGGATGAGTTACTAGCCTCGGCCATCGAGCAAACTGCTGGTTGCTGAACCTTTTTCACCTGGCGATTTGAGATGCTGAATTTCTGAAGCAGAAACTGGCACCGGCTACAGTAAAATTTGGCAGAGAAATACAGTAATGGTCTAATGGACACAGCaaacaaaagcgcacacacaccagTCTGATGCCAAAAAACAAATCTTTCTCCTCTTATTACGCACGAGTTATTCCCTTGGTTCTCCACTCTGCAAAGGGAGAAGCAGTATGCATTGTTGTTATACATACATACTGAAGCATCAGCTTCGGGTAATGTACTAGTGTCACCAACTCCTCCCCTGGTGCCTACCAATACCAACCGCGCTCCCTCGCCGATTCCACGGTATTCAGGTCAGGGAACGCCCAGTGTTCCTCCCACTCATGTACACCTCGTCTTCTACGCCGCCCTCCGGTGTTCGCAGGGACCTCTATGGCGCAAGCATGGCAGATACGGGCTATTTGCCTCCCAGCCTCTGTTGCCAGGTTTGGGGCGGGGTTTTAAGCTAAGCCTCTCTATATACAGCTCGACCGAGTGGAGTATTCCGATACTAGCTGTATGAACATAGATGACTTGTCCTCTAAAAGCCTCTGGGGCGTGTCGAACTCTGCGATTTTACCTGGAAATCAAGACGATGAGAAAAGTTCAGCGAAGGCTTGTTTCCAAATTCTGTGCAGAAGAAAAACTGTCAGTTTGCTACGGTTTCTACTTTCTAAATGTTTATCCAAGAATCGGATGCACGAGTTGGAAAAGGACCAGAGCTCAGGAAATCTAACTATGAACAGGTAAAGGAGGCGTGGTTAGTTTAGTCAAAGAACTCATACCATCACTAAGGACCAGAACAAGGTCACTGTCAATAACGGTGGGAATACGGTGAGCAATGGTACAGACTGTGCAGTCCTTGAATTCACTGCGGATGATCTTTTGGATAAGATTGTCTGTTGCTGTGTCGACAGATGCTGTCGCCTCATCGAGTACCAAAATTTTTGCCTGCTTGAGCAGCGCCCTACCCAGTGCAATAAGTTGGCGCTGTCCCACGCTCCAGTTATCCCCGTTTTCTAGCACTGCAAAAGCAAAAAAAAAGGTCCAGGAGCAATAAGTTTACGCATTAAGAAACCACATTCCCACTCTTCAAAGGAGGCTTGGCAGCAAAATGTCAGGCTAACCTGGACTGTCAAGTTTCTCTTCCTTGGAACGAATGACCTCTCCTAGCTGACACTTTTCTAGTGCCTGCAACAGATTGTGTTCCTTAAGATAAGAATCACACAGACTCAACATGAGTATAGCgtcaaagtgaccaggatgtacCTCCCAAATTTCTTGATCAGTGCACTCCTCAAGAGGATCAAGGTTCATTCTGATAGTACCCTCAAACAATGTAGGGTCTTGGGGAATGATGCTCAACCGTGACCGCAGATCATGAAGGCCAATTGCAGAGATGTCAATGTTGTCAATTATAATCTTCCCTCCAGTGGGCTCAATTAGGCGGAAAAGGGCCTGAATAAGAGTAGATTTACCGCTTCCAGTACGCCCTACAATCCCAATCTTTTTCCCGCCAGGAAACATACAACTTACACCATGAAGAACTAATGGTAGATCGTCCTTGTAGCGGACCTTTCATAATCATGAAAAAGCAAACTCAGAAGCCAAAACTAAATAGATCATAAATTAGATATGTATGGTAATTATACATAGTAAAGAGAAAAATGTAAATAGATTATGTTAGAATATAATATTTGCATGCTGGAAATGACAATCAGCTCTATAGCAATGCTAATGAAAATCGTATCCTTAACTGCCCCCCAATGATAAAGCATACCTTGAGATCAATCAGTTCAATGTTTCCATTCTGAGGCCATGATGATGGTGGACGGCAGTTCTCAATAATCAATGGTGCTTCACTAGGAAGCCTGCAATATTGATAAATGCGCTCAACAGAGATTATCCTGTTCTCTAATTTACAGAAGCTCAATATCCATCTTGACATGCGAGCATTTAAATTAAGTCCATATGTTACAGCGAGGCCAGCCATACCTATCAATTTGAAAATCCATTTAGATGCTGAATAAATTTTAACAGACAAGAAGATGCAGGTTTTCTACTGCACAGAATAAGGCATTGGAGAAAGCGACCAAACATAGTAGAGAACTGGAGCAGCATGTGGAACATAAACATACTTGGTTCGATTGTGCCAGGAGGAAAGCTCACAAGTATTGCCATGCAAAAAGCAAAGACGAAAGTCGAAAGCAATTCCATTCGCAGGCAGAGCCATTCAATAGCAGCAAGGCTGGAAAATAAAGGGCGAGCAAAACAGTCAAGAAGATAAAGATTCCTTTTCATAAACCGCTTCTCTTGACCAAAACCCCTTATTGTAGCAGCACCAGCAATTGATTCACTAAACAAATGGATCACTGGAGACTTCTGAACACTCAAAATCCTAGTTAGTTCCCTTGATGAAGCAATATAATACCTCTGCAAAGGTGACAGTAATTGGAGCTTTAGTAAAAATGCCACTCTGATTTACCAGAAAACATATCCTTTTAAACAGGTAATTCCTTATGACTACAATGGTTTAATATAAAAAATTAAGAGAATTGAGCTAGAAGTATCTCAATTAATAAACATCTGCAAGCATAGCAATTTCTAAGACATCAACAGTGAACCAATGACATACTAATTACTAAACATAGAGTGCAATACATGATGTGCCTATGCCGAGTGACTAATAAACATTCTTTAAGGAATAAGGATCATTAGCTGAAAGTAAACTCTAGTTATATGGCCCATCTTGCAAAAGGTGTTCTCAAATAAATCTAGACTGTCATATACCAATTTGCTAAATGTTAAGGGAAAAAACAGCTTGTGATATTAAACCTCAAATATAGATTGAAATGTAATGTTTGGTGATCACAACATTTACCTGCATCCACATGCATGCAACAGCCATGGGGACTATAAGAATCAGAACTTGCCATGTGACTTTGCTCATGACAGCAACAATTCCAAGGAGTTGAATTGTCGTTGATGCAAATCCACCAAGTCTGAACGCTATATCAAGGTCCACAACACTTTGATCTACAGAAACCTGATATAAAGAATGAATAAGGAGGAAAGCACATATTACAAACTTATATTAGCATAGGCAAGAGCAATACTTACTCTGTTCAAAATCCGACCAGATGGTGTGGTGTCAAAGAATGACATTGGAGCTCGAAAGACACACCTAAGCATTTTTATAAAAAGCTTCTGGGCAGCTGCTAAACCAAACGTAGCCACAAGAAGGCTTCTCATGAACACAAATAGTGAACTTCCAAAGGCAAGGGACATATAAACAACCAGAAGGACCACACTATCTGTCTTGGGAGCATCTCCTTCTGTTTGTGGGTTTGCCCATGCCATCCACCAGTTGCTCGCAATCTGAAGAACTTGGAACATGGTTTGAGCCAAGATAATTAGTGGTATCAGTGTACCTTTGTAAGCTTCCCCCATGTATGACAAATAAACTTTGGAGCTCACTTTTCCACGTTCCCTTTCCTCCTCTTGAACAGTACGCTTCTTCTTACgctcttctttcttctttttttcctTAATTCCCCGTGTATTAGATGGTTGTCCATTTTCACACATCTTATTTTTCAGGTTATCAATATTGCTGATACTTGGTGTCAATCTTTTGTTGGGAATAGAAGAAACTGTATCACTATCGGAATCTTCAAATATATCCATGGTTTCAATAGCTTCCTTATGAGCAGAAACCAGAGCATTGAAATCAGTTCCAGCTTGCAGAAGATCATCATACTTTCCAGCTTGTGTGATATGGCCATCCTTAAGAACCTGTAAATGCGACAGAACCATCAAAGAGAGATTAATACAGGCCCACTAGTCACACTTATAGTCCCATGAAAACAATCCTGAAGGTAACTAGCTCTCATTTAGAGGTTACATGCATGGTTAGCTTCCAAAAGGAAAAGATGAACCAATAGGATATTACAGAGAACAACTCGATATGATgatgaaaatcagaaaagcatgccCATAAGAATTACTCATAATAGCATACATATCAATACGAAAATATGTCTACCGCTTACCAATATCAGATCAGCAGCTGGTAGAAATTCAACTTGATGTGTTACATAGATTACTGTTTTGGTTGCTAGTGCAGTCAATATATACTCCTGTAACACAGAAGCAGATGTGTTATGGAACAGAAACAGCTTAGAAACAAATATAATAGGCAAACAGCTGTACCAACCTTAAACAGTTCGCTCCCAGTATGAGCATCAACAGCACTGAAGGGATCATCAAGCAAATAAATATCAGCATCTTGGTAGAGTGCTCTAGCAAGCTGAACTCTTTGTTTCTGACCTCCACTCAAATTAATGCCTCTATCACCAATAACAGTCTGATCTCCGTACTGGAGCAGCTCAAGATCTTTCTTAAGACAGCAAGCTGCAATGACTCTCTTGTAACGTTGTCTATCCATTTGACTGCCAAACAGAATATTCTCCTCAATATTTCCAGACTGTATCCATGCAGTCTGAGGAACATACGCTGCTGTGCCACTTATCCTGACCTGGAATATGAGGCAGGAGAAAGGTCAATGTAACAGAACAAGCAAAATCAATGTCGATTTTTTTTTGCATTTATACTTACATGGCCACATAATTTGGGTATCTCCCCGAGTATAGACGATAGTAGACTTGATTTACCAGAACCAATGACACCACAGACTGCTACTCTCATGCCTCTCACTACACTAAGGTGTATATCAGAAAGTGTAGGGGTCAGAGTGTATGGGTTCCAAGAGAATGCGCCATCCTTAATATCGACTGCCTTATCTGTACTACTTTGTGGAACATTTATAGTTGCGTCATCTGGCAGTTCTTCTTGCTGCAGAAAATGAGACAAACGGTCCAAAGACACCCTTGTCTGTGCCATCATAGAGATGAGATCCGGGAAGTTCCTCAGAGGCTCTTGGAGGATCCGAAACGTTGCTAAAGCGGATAGAACCCCTCCTGCAGTGAGCTGGCCACCGAGTAATATGCAAGTCCCAAAAGTTATGACTGCGACAAAGATTGGCGAGCTCCAGAAAACAAATGTAACTGCAGCCTGTGAGTACAGAGCCCACCGAAGCCATCTGCATTCCACGTTCCTCATCTCTTCCAACTGCAGCCGGTACCGATCCTCCCATGCCTGAAGCTTCAAAATCCTCATATTTTTCAAGCACTCTGAAGTCTTGCGCATGCGCTCATCTTTTGATGCCATTAACTTATCTTGGTAGTGCTCCTGCAGCTTTGCCACAGGAACAGAGGCTGCGATCGATAGCACAGTTGCTACCAATGTTGAAACCATGGCGATCCCGACGTTCTTGTACAGGATGGCGAGAGCAAGAATGATCTGCAGGGGAAGCATCCAGATGTCATGGAAATACCATGCATAGTCCCCCACACGCTGCACATCGACGGCCATGTAATTCACAATCTCACCACTCGTGTGGCTCTGCCGTGAGGCGTTTGACAGTCGGAGACCCTTCCTATACACCATGGCAGTGAGGCCAGACTTGACATGGATCCCCATGATGTCCACACCCAAGTACCACTGTCGGGCAGTGAGTGTCTCAAGCAGTTTTGCTACAAAAAATATAGAGGCAAGGATG
It contains:
- the LOC100125659 gene encoding ABC transporter C family MRP4, which gives rise to MPPSFPSLPLPEAVAATAHAALLALAALLLLLRAARALASRCASCLKAPRRRGGPAVVVGDGAGGALAAATAGAWHRAVLASCAYALLSQVAVLSYEVAVAGSRVSARALLLPAVQAVSWAALLALALQARAVGWARFPALVRLWWVVSFALCVVIAYDDSRRLIGQGARAVDYAHMVANFASVPALGFLCLVGVMGSTGLELEFTEDGNGLHEPLLLGRQRREAEEELGCLRVTPYADAGILSLATLSWLSPLLSVGAQRPLELADIPLLAHKDRAKSCYKAMSAHYERQRLEYPGREPSLTWAILKSFWREAAVNGTFAAVNTIVSYVGPYLISYFVDYLSGNIAFPHEGYILASIFFVAKLLETLTARQWYLGVDIMGIHVKSGLTAMVYRKGLRLSNASRQSHTSGEIVNYMAVDVQRVGDYAWYFHDIWMLPLQIILALAILYKNVGIAMVSTLVATVLSIAASVPVAKLQEHYQDKLMASKDERMRKTSECLKNMRILKLQAWEDRYRLQLEEMRNVECRWLRWALYSQAAVTFVFWSSPIFVAVITFGTCILLGGQLTAGGVLSALATFRILQEPLRNFPDLISMMAQTRVSLDRLSHFLQQEELPDDATINVPQSSTDKAVDIKDGAFSWNPYTLTPTLSDIHLSVVRGMRVAVCGVIGSGKSSLLSSILGEIPKLCGHVRISGTAAYVPQTAWIQSGNIEENILFGSQMDRQRYKRVIAACCLKKDLELLQYGDQTVIGDRGINLSGGQKQRVQLARALYQDADIYLLDDPFSAVDAHTGSELFKEYILTALATKTVIYVTHQVEFLPAADLILVLKDGHITQAGKYDDLLQAGTDFNALVSAHKEAIETMDIFEDSDSDTVSSIPNKRLTPSISNIDNLKNKMCENGQPSNTRGIKEKKKKEERKKKRTVQEEERERGKVSSKVYLSYMGEAYKGTLIPLIILAQTMFQVLQIASNWWMAWANPQTEGDAPKTDSVVLLVVYMSLAFGSSLFVFMRSLLVATFGLAAAQKLFIKMLRCVFRAPMSFFDTTPSGRILNRVSVDQSVVDLDIAFRLGGFASTTIQLLGIVAVMSKVTWQVLILIVPMAVACMWMQRYYIASSRELTRILSVQKSPVIHLFSESIAGAATIRGFGQEKRFMKRNLYLLDCFARPLFSSLAAIEWLCLRMELLSTFVFAFCMAILVSFPPGTIEPSMAGLAVTYGLNLNARMSRWILSFCKLENRIISVERIYQYCRLPSEAPLIIENCRPPSSWPQNGNIELIDLKVRYKDDLPLVLHGVSCMFPGGKKIGIVGRTGSGKSTLIQALFRLIEPTGGKIIIDNIDISAIGLHDLRSRLSIIPQDPTLFEGTIRMNLDPLEECTDQEIWEALEKCQLGEVIRSKEEKLDSPVLENGDNWSVGQRQLIALGRALLKQAKILVLDEATASVDTATDNLIQKIIRSEFKDCTVCTIAHRIPTVIDSDLVLVLSDGKIAEFDTPQRLLEDKSSMFIQLVSEYSTRSSCI